Genomic DNA from Candidatus Methylomirabilota bacterium:
CACGCCGGCGACCCGGGTGGCCTCGCCGGCTAGCCATGCTCCGCGTCGACGGCCTCGAGGTGCGCTACGGGCCGGTCGCCGCCCTTCGCGGGGTGTCGCTCGAGGTGGCGGCCGGGGAGACCGTGTGTCTCTTGGGCGCCAACGGGGCCGGCAAGTCGTCGCTGCTCAACGCCGTGAGCGCGCTCGTCCGGCCGACCGCCGGCCGGATCGAGTTCGACGGCCGGGCCGTCGACGCGCGCGTGTCGCCGCACGAGCTGGTCGGCCGCGGGCTGGTTCAGATTCCCGAGGGCCGGCAGCTCTTCCGGGAGCTGACCGTGCTCGAGAACCTGCGCCTCGGCGCCTACGTCCGGGGCTGGGACCGGACGGCCGCCGCGCTCCTCGAGGAGACCTACGCCTGGTTTCCGGTGCTGCGAGAGCGGCGCCGCCAGCCGGCGGGGTCGCTGTCCGGGGGGGAGCAGCAGATGCTGGCGATCGGGCGCGCGCTGATGGCCCGGCCGCGGCTGCTGCTGATCGACGAGCCGTCGCTCGGGCTGGCGCCGCTGGTGGTCCAGGGGCTGTTCGGGCGGATCCGCGAGATCGGGCGCCGGGGGCTCGCCGTCCTGCTCGTCGAGCAGAACGCCGCCCTGGCCCTCGGAGTGGCCGGGCGCGGCTACGTCCTGGAGACCGGGCGGATCGTGTTGGCGGGCACCGCCGGCGAGCTCAGCCGGAGCGACGCCGTGCGGCGCGCGTATCTCGGGGGTGAGCCGGCTCCCTCAGCCTGAGACGCGGACGCCGTCCCGCACCAGCACCCGGCCGTCCTTGACCACGGTGTCGACGAGGTTCACGCCGAACCGGTTCACGACCATCCCGTGCTCGGCGACCCGCCAGATCACGAGGTCGGCCCGCTTGCCGGGCTCGAGGCTGCCGCGATCGTCGCCTCGGTCGAGCGCGTGGGCGGCGTTGATCGTCGCCATGTGCCAGATCGCGGCATAGCTCAGCCGGTACAGACGAGCGGCGAGCTGCATGACCGCCTGCATCGAGGGCGTGGGCGAGGTCCCGGGGTTGTAGTCGGCAGAGAGGGCGAGTCGCACCCCGCCGTCGATGAGCCGCCGGGCCAGCCGCGGCCAGAAGGCCTTGACGGCCGGGACGAGGCGCCGGCCGACCAGCTTCGGCGTCATCTCCAGCATGTGGTGAGTGACGCCGGGGAGGAGGACCCCGACCGTCCCGCTCCGGGCCAGCGCGCGGATGCCCGCCGGCGAGACGTAGTCGAGGTGATCGGCGGAGGCCGCCCCGAGCCGCGCCGCCAGCTCGGCGCCTCCGATCGGCCCCATCTGGTCCGCGTGGACCTTCAGCCGATAGCCCATTCCGCGCGCCGCCTGGGCGATGCGCTCGCACTCGGCCACGGTGAAGGCCACCGGGTCGCAGCACACGTCGCAGTACTCGGCGTAGCGGCGCCCGGCCCGGGCCACCGCGATGACCAGCTCGACGTACGCCTGGCGCCGGCCCCGGTACTCCTCCGGCAGGACGTGGGCCCCCATGAAGGTCGCGACCACGTCGACGGGATGGCGGAGCGCGTGGATCACCCGGAGGAGGCGAAGCTCGGTGGCGCGGTCGAGCCCGTAGCCGCTCTTGGCCTCGACCGTGGTCGTGCCGTGGACGAGCATGAGGTCGAGGTCGGCCAGCGCCTGCCGCCGGAGCGCCGCCGCCGAGGCCCGGCGCGTGCGGCTGACCGTGTACCGGATCCCGCCCCGGAGCCGCTTCTCCGGCGCCGCCACGCCGGTGACGAGCGCTTCGTACTCCACGTGCCGGGAGCCGGCGTAGACCAGGTGGGAGTGCGGGTCCACGAACGCCGGGGACACCAGCCGGCCGCGCGCGTCGAGGGTCCGTCGCGCCCGGTATCTCCGGGCCAGGGCGGGGGTCGGCCCGACGGCGACGATCCGGCCACGGTCGACCGCCACCGCCCCGCGGGGGATCACCTCCAGGCGCTCGAGCGCCGCGCCCACCGCGCCGCCGGGGCCGGTCCGGCTCGTCACGACCTCGTGGGCGCCGCTGACGAGGAGGTCGATCACGGGGCGCTGTCGGTGACGTTCGGCTGCAGGCTCCGGAGCCCGGCGGCGCGGGCCGTCGCGACGGCGTCGTCGTAGCCGGCATCGGCGTAGCGCAGGACCCCGAGGCCGGTGTCGGCCGTCAAGACCGCCTCGAGCCGCCGGCGCGCGGCGGGCGTGCCGTCGGCGACGACCGTCACGCCAGCGCTCTGGTAGTAGCCCGCGTAACCGCCCCCGCCGCCGTGGATCGCCACCAGGTCGGCGCCCCCGGCGCAGTTGAGGAGGGCGTTCAGTAGCGGCCAGTCGGCGACCGCATCGGAGCCGTCGGGGAGCCCCTCGGTCTCCCGGAACGGCTGCGCGACGCCGCCGGCGTCGAGGTGGTCGCGGGTGAACGCGATCGGGCCGCGGACGGCGCCCGCCGCGACGGCGTCGTTGACGAGGAGCCCGAGCCGCGTGCGCGCGCCGTGGCCGAGCCAGGCGATCCGCGCCGGCAGCCCCTGGAAGCGGACGTGCCGTCGCGCCAGCCGGATCCAGTCGGCGACCACCGGGTCGCCGCCGAACTCGCGCAGGACGGCCTCGTCCACGTACGCGATGTCCTCGGGCGCTCCCGACACGGCGACCCAGCGGAAGGGACCGATGCCGCGGCAGAAGAGGGGGCGGATGTAGCGCTCGGTGAAGACCGGGATCTTGAACGCGTCGGCGACGCCGGCCGCGGCCGCCTGGGCCCGGAGGTTGTTGCCGTACTCGAAGGCGATCGCGCCCTGAGCCTGCCAGTCGAGGATCGTGCGCACGTGCCCGGCGATCGACGCCCGCGCCTCGGCCATGAGCCGCTCGGGATCGCGCTCGCGCAGCTCGGCGGCGGCGTCCAGGGTCAGCCCGGCGGGGACATACCCCACCAGGAGGTCGTGGGCGGAGGTCTGGTCGGTGACGACGTCGGGCACCACGCCCCGACGCGCCAGCTCGGGGAGCACCTCGGCCGCGTTGCCCAGGACGCCGACCGAGACGGGCTCCCCGAGCGAGACGGCCGCCCGCACCCAGGCGAGCGCCTCGTCGAGCGAGGCCGTGTCCCGCTCGAGGTACCCGGTCTCCCGCCGGCGGCGGATCCGGGTCGGGTCGACCTCCACGCACAGCGCGGCGCCGCCGGCCATGGCGATGGCCAGCGGCTGCGCCCCGCCCATCCCGCCGAGGCCCGCGGTCACGATCAGCCGGCCCCGGAGCGTGCCGCCGAAGTGCGTCTGGCCCACCGTGGCGAACGTCTGGTACGTGCCCTGCACGATCCCCTGCGAGCCGATGTACTGCCAGTCGGCGGCGGTGTAGCCGCCCCAGATCATGAGGCCGCGCCGCTCCAGCGCGTAGAAGTGCTCGGCGGTCGCCCAGCGGCCGACCAGGTTGCTGGTGGCCATCACCACCAGGGGGGCGTCCGGCCCGGTGCGGAACACGCCGATCGGCTTGCCGGACTGGACGACCATCGTCTCCCCGACCTCGAGCCCCCGGAGGGCGGCGGCGATCCGGTCGTAGCTCGGCCAGTCGCGGGCGGCCTTGGCCAGGGCTCCGTAGACCACGAGGTCTTCCGGACGCTCGCCGGTCTCGACCGTGTTCTCGAGCATGCGGAGGAGGGCCTCCTGCCGCCAGCCCCGGCAGCGGAGCTCCGGACCGCGCTGGGCACGGACGGGCCGCCTAGGCTCGGTCATCGTCCGCGCCGAACTCCTGGACGAGGCCGATCACGTAGCGGGCGGCGGCCACCAGGTTCGCCGCGCTGACGTGCTCCTCGAAGGAGTGGATCTTCCGGAAGCCGTTGCCGAGGGTCAGACAGGTCAGGCCGTGCTCGATGAAGATGTTGGTGTCGGCGCCGCCGAGGGTCTCGGCGAAATACGGCGTGAGGCCGGCGCGCCGGGCCGCCCGGACCGCGACCTCGACGTGGGGCGAGTCGTGGGGCAGGTCCCAGCCCAGGTACTTCTTCTCCAGCGTGACCTCCGCCGTCCCGCCCCGGCGCCGGGCGGCCGTATCGACGGCGGCCGCCATCGCGTCGAGCTGGACCCGGAGTCCCTCGGCCGAGAAGCTCCGCACCTCGCCGACCATGTCGACCTCGTCGGGGATGATGGAGGCGAGCCGGCCGCCCCGGATCGTCCCGACGTTGGCGACCGTCTGGTCGTCGACCCGACCGAGGCGCATCGCGGTCACCGCCTCGCCGGCGATCAGGATGGCGCTCACGCCGTCTTCCGGCGCGAGGCCGAGGTGGGCCGGCTTGCCCGCGATCCGCCACCGGAGGCGGGTGGAGTAGGGGCCCCGGGTGATGATCTGCCCGACGTCGCCGCTGCTGTCGAAGACGAAGCCGGCCCGGGAGCGCACGAGCGAGAAGTCGAGGTGGCGGGACCCGAGGAGTCCCGGCTGCTCGTTGACGGTGAAAATCAGCTCGATCGGGCCGCAGGGCCGCCGGCTCGTCTGGATGGCCCGGACTCCCTCCAGGTAGGCGGCGATGGCCGCCCGGTCGTCGGCGCCCAGGATCGTCGTGCCGTCGGAGTAGATCGTCCCGTCCCGGATCACCGGCCGGAGGCCGGCGGTGGGCAGGACGGTGTCCATGTGGGCGGAGAAGAAGAGCGGCGTCGCGGCCGGACGCGTCCCCTCCCACCAGGCGACCATGTTCCCGCAGTTCCCGCCCAGCGCGGCGCCGGCGCCGTCGTACCGGACCGTGAACCCGAGCCCCGTGAGCGCGTGCTCGAGGTAGGTCGCGACGTCGCGCTCGGCCCCGCTCGGGCCGTCGAGCCGGGCGAGGGTGAGAAAGGTCTCGACCACACGCTCCTCGGCCACCGGGACCGTCGCCTCGCGGGTCGCCATTGCGATGCCCTCCCAGCATATCAGAGGCCCCGCAGGCGCGGGTCGAGGAGCTCGCGCAGCCGCTCGCCGACGAGGTTCACCGACAGCACCGTCGCCACGATGGCGAGGCCCGGAAAGACGCCGGCCCACCACGCCGTGATCAGGTAGTTCCGCGCGTCGCTCAGCATCACGCCCCAGGACGGCCGGGGCGGCTGGATCCCGAGCCCGAGAAAGCTGAGCGCGGACTCCATGATGATCATCTGGGCGAAGGAGAACGTCGCCACGACGGTGAGGGTCGGGGCCACGTTGGGCAGGATGTGGCGGAGCATGATCCGGCCCGGGGAGGCCCCGAGGGCCTGCCCGGCCTGGACGAAGAGCTGCTCGCGGAGGCTCAGCAGCTCGGCCCGCGTGAGGCGGGCGTAGGGGACCCAGCCGGTGAGCACGAGGGCCAGGATCGCCGTGCCGAGCCCCGGCCCGAAGATCGCGGCCAGCGTGATGGCCATGAGCAGAAACGGGAACCCGAGCTGGATGTCGGCGGCTCCCATCAGGACCAGGTCCCAGCCCCGGCCGAGGTACCCGGCCAGGAGGCCGGCGGTGATGCCCAGGAAGCCGGCGAGGACGACCGCGATGCCGCCGACGAGCAGCGAGGGCCGGGCGCCATGGACGATGCGGGCCAGGACGTCACGGCCGATGCTGTCGGTTCCGAGCGGATGGGCCAGGCTCCCGCCGGGGAGGCCGGCGATCGGCCGAAAGTTCTCGACGAGCCGGCCGCGCAGCGGGTTGGCCGAGGTCACGAGCTGGGGCGCGACGGCCCACGTCGCCACCACGGCGAGGACCGCGAGCGCGACCAGCACGCCGGGCGTCCCGAGTCGCTGGCCGGGAGCGCGCCGGACCGCGCCGGGTCCGATCACTCCCTCGCGATGCGCGGGTCCAGCCACGGGTACAGGAGGTCCACCAGGAGGTTCACCAGCACCAGGAGGAAGCTGAACAGGAAGACGATGGCCTGGACGAGCGGGTAGTCCCGCGTCCCCACCGCCTGGATCACCAGGCGCCCCATTCCCGGGTAGGCGAAGACCGTCTCCGTCACGATCGCCCCCCCGAGCAGGAGCTGGAACTCGAGGGTGACGATGGCGATCACCCCGATGAGGGCGTTCGGGAGGACGTGTCGCAGCAAGACGACGGACGCCGGCAAGCCCTTCGCGCGGGCGGTCCGCACCCAGTCGGCGGTCATCACCTCGAGCACGGCCGACCGGAGGACCCGGCTCACCTTGGCCGCCGAGAACCAGCCGAGCGTGCAGGCGGGGAGGACGAGGTGCCACCACGTCTCCCCGCCCGTGGCGGGGAGGAGGCGCCACCAGGCCGCGAAGACGAGGATCGCGATCAGGCCCGACCAGAACGTCGGGGTCGACTGGCCGAGCAGGGCGACCATCATGGCCGCGCGGTCGAGCGGCGTGTTCCGGCGGACGGCGGCCAGGATCCCCGCGGGAAACCCGATCGCCACCGCCACTCCGAGCGAGGCGAGCGCCAGCGACAGCGTCGCCGGCAGCCGATCCGCCGCCACGGCCAGCGCGGGCAGGTTGAAGCGGAGCGACTCGCCGAAGTCGCCGCGGACGACGCGCTGGAGGAAAGCGAGGTACTGGATCGGGATCGGGCGATCGAAGCCGTACGCGCGGCGGAGTCGCGCGACCTCGTCGGCTCCGGCGGTGTCGGAGACCATCAGGCTGACGGGATCGCCCGACAGCCGGACGGCGACGAACACGATGGTCGAGACCCCCCAGACGATGAGGAGGGCCTGTCCGAGCTTCCGGAGGACGTAGCGGCGGCCCACGGCCGGCCGACGGGAGCCGGGCGGGCGTCCGGCTCAGGCCCGCACCCCCGGGTCCTCTCCCGCCCGGGTTACGCGCTCTTGGTCACGCCGAAGAGCGGGATGGTGGCGTCCCAGCGCGGCTTGAAGCCCTGGACCTTCCGGCTCGTCGCGAACATGTCCGGCGGGTGGAGCAGGTAGAGGCCCGGCGGGTCTTCGTGGAGGATGCGCTGGGCCTCGGCCAGGAGCTGCTGGCGGGCCGCCGGGTCGGTCGTCACCGTCGACTTCCGGTACACCTCGTCGAAGCGCTCGCTCGCATACCAGGGCGGCTTGTTCGAGGACTTGTAGTGCGTGATGATGAAGTCCGCGTCCATCACCGGGAAATAGTTCCACCCCTGGAGGTTGAGCCCGACCATCTTGGAGCTGTAGTAGATCTCGGTAAGCTTGGCCCACTCCATCTGGTTGATCTGGACGTTGATCCCGACGTCGGCGAGGTAGCCGGCGATCGCCTCGATCGTCTCCTTGTCCTTCAGGTAGGCGCCCTGGGAGGCCCAGAACGTGATGGGCGGCGTGCCGCCCGCGAATCCGGCGGCGGCCAGGAGCTCGCGGGCCTTGCGGGGGTCGTAGGGGAAGCGCTTGAGCGCCCGGTTGTACCCGACCGCGCGCTCGTCCACGAACTGGCCCTCGGCGAGCTTGCCGTAGCCGAAGAAGATCCGGCTCAGGATCGCGTCCTTGTCCACCGCATAGTTCAGCGCCTGGCGCACGCGCGGGTCCTTGAAGGGCCCGCCGCCCTCCAGCACGCTGTTGGCGATGCAGAAGTGCTGGCGCGCCATCAGCTCCCACGCGACCTGGTAGCCGGCTCCCTGCAGGCGCTTGACCTGGTCGGGCGGGACGTTCTGGATCATGTCGACGTCGCCCGCCTCCAGCGCGGCCACCCGGGCCCCATCCTCCTTCATCACCCGCATGAACACCTGCCGGAGCTTGGCCGCCCCTTCCCAGTAACCCGGAAAGGCCTCGAGCGTCTGGTTGTCGCCGGGCGTGCCGGACAGGTAGCGGAACGGCCCCGTCCCGACCGGCTGCCGGACGAACTCGTTCGCGCCCTTCGCCTGGTAATAGCCGGGCGGGATCGGGAACACGACGGCCAGGGCGCGGGGGAGCAGGCCGGAGGGGCCGCTGTTGACCAGGTTGACGGTCAGCCCGTCGGCGACCTCGGCGCCCGTCACGGTCGGGATGCGGTCCTTGACCGGCGACTTGGTTTCCGGGTTCACGATGCGCTCGATGTTCCACTTGACGACCGCGGCGTCGAGGGGCTCGCCGTTGTGGAACGTCACGCCCTTGCGGAGCCGGAGCTGGAAGACCCGGTCATTGACCCAGCGCCACGACTCGGCCAGGCCCGGCTGGAGCTGACCCGCCTCGTCGATCCGGGTGAGCCCGTTGTAGAGCTGGAAGTAGGTCGCCATCGAGATGCCGGCCGTGTTCTTGTGGGGATCGAGGGTGGCCGGGAGCGCGCCGACCCCGATCCGCAGCGTCCCGGCGCCTTGCGCGGCGACCGGGCGCGGGCCACCGGCCGTCACCGCCATGCCGAAGCCGGCCGCGCCGGCCCGGAGCACCTGCCGCCTCGTCCACCCCGTCTTCGTCATGGCTCGGCCCTCCATGGGGAGACCGCGATCACGGCCGGGAGACCTTGCGTCGTGAGCGCGGCGTGCCCGCGCGGATCGTCAGGGACCATCTGGGACGGCTTGCCGGGAGCCTAGCCGACGGCCCGGGAGAAGTCAAGGCGACCGCGACTGCAGGCGACCGCGACTGCCGGGCCGAGGGTTCCGGCTCTCGACCCGCGCCGCGCCGGGTGATAGTATCCATCGCCACGGAGCGGGAGGAGGGTGGGCATGCGAGTCGCCGGCAAGCGGGCGCTCATCACGGGAGGCGGCACCGGGATCGGGAGGGCGACCGCCGAATTGTTCGCGCGCGAGGGCGCGCGCGTGATGGTGTCGGGCCGGCGGCGGGCCGAGCTCGAGGAGACGGTGCGCCTCGTGGAAAAGGGCGGGGGCACCGCCGCTCTGGTGCCGGGCGACGTCTCGCGCCCGGCGGACGCCGAGCGCATGGTCCGGGAGACGGTCGGCGCCTTCGGCGGCGTCGACATCCTGGTCAACAACGCGGGCATCCTGGTACGCAACGCCTCGGTGACCGATGTCGCCATCGAGGACTGGGACCGCGTGATCGGCGTCGATCTCACCGGGGTCTTCCTCGTCTCGCGGTTCGCGCTCCTCGAGATGGTGCGGGCGGGCGGAGGAGGGGCCATCGTCAACGTCTCCTCGGTGGCCGGGATCGTCGGCGACCCGAAGCTCGCGCCCTACAATGCCGCCAAGGGTGGGGTGAACCTGCTGACCA
This window encodes:
- a CDS encoding ABC transporter ATP-binding protein, translating into MLRVDGLEVRYGPVAALRGVSLEVAAGETVCLLGANGAGKSSLLNAVSALVRPTAGRIEFDGRAVDARVSPHELVGRGLVQIPEGRQLFRELTVLENLRLGAYVRGWDRTAAALLEETYAWFPVLRERRRQPAGSLSGGEQQMLAIGRALMARPRLLLIDEPSLGLAPLVVQGLFGRIREIGRRGLAVLLVEQNAALALGVAGRGYVLETGRIVLAGTAGELSRSDAVRRAYLGGEPAPSA
- a CDS encoding urocanate hydratase, which gives rise to MTEPRRPVRAQRGPELRCRGWRQEALLRMLENTVETGERPEDLVVYGALAKAARDWPSYDRIAAALRGLEVGETMVVQSGKPIGVFRTGPDAPLVVMATSNLVGRWATAEHFYALERRGLMIWGGYTAADWQYIGSQGIVQGTYQTFATVGQTHFGGTLRGRLIVTAGLGGMGGAQPLAIAMAGGAALCVEVDPTRIRRRRETGYLERDTASLDEALAWVRAAVSLGEPVSVGVLGNAAEVLPELARRGVVPDVVTDQTSAHDLLVGYVPAGLTLDAAAELRERDPERLMAEARASIAGHVRTILDWQAQGAIAFEYGNNLRAQAAAAGVADAFKIPVFTERYIRPLFCRGIGPFRWVAVSGAPEDIAYVDEAVLREFGGDPVVADWIRLARRHVRFQGLPARIAWLGHGARTRLGLLVNDAVAAGAVRGPIAFTRDHLDAGGVAQPFRETEGLPDGSDAVADWPLLNALLNCAGGADLVAIHGGGGGYAGYYQSAGVTVVADGTPAARRRLEAVLTADTGLGVLRYADAGYDDAVATARAAGLRSLQPNVTDSAP
- a CDS encoding ABC transporter permease — its product is MIGPGAVRRAPGQRLGTPGVLVALAVLAVVATWAVAPQLVTSANPLRGRLVENFRPIAGLPGGSLAHPLGTDSIGRDVLARIVHGARPSLLVGGIAVVLAGFLGITAGLLAGYLGRGWDLVLMGAADIQLGFPFLLMAITLAAIFGPGLGTAILALVLTGWVPYARLTRAELLSLREQLFVQAGQALGASPGRIMLRHILPNVAPTLTVVATFSFAQMIIMESALSFLGLGIQPPRPSWGVMLSDARNYLITAWWAGVFPGLAIVATVLSVNLVGERLRELLDPRLRGL
- a CDS encoding ABC transporter substrate-binding protein, which produces MTKTGWTRRQVLRAGAAGFGMAVTAGGPRPVAAQGAGTLRIGVGALPATLDPHKNTAGISMATYFQLYNGLTRIDEAGQLQPGLAESWRWVNDRVFQLRLRKGVTFHNGEPLDAAVVKWNIERIVNPETKSPVKDRIPTVTGAEVADGLTVNLVNSGPSGLLPRALAVVFPIPPGYYQAKGANEFVRQPVGTGPFRYLSGTPGDNQTLEAFPGYWEGAAKLRQVFMRVMKEDGARVAALEAGDVDMIQNVPPDQVKRLQGAGYQVAWELMARQHFCIANSVLEGGGPFKDPRVRQALNYAVDKDAILSRIFFGYGKLAEGQFVDERAVGYNRALKRFPYDPRKARELLAAAGFAGGTPPITFWASQGAYLKDKETIEAIAGYLADVGINVQINQMEWAKLTEIYYSSKMVGLNLQGWNYFPVMDADFIITHYKSSNKPPWYASERFDEVYRKSTVTTDPAARQQLLAEAQRILHEDPPGLYLLHPPDMFATSRKVQGFKPRWDATIPLFGVTKSA
- the hutI gene encoding imidazolonepropionase; protein product: MIDLLVSGAHEVVTSRTGPGGAVGAALERLEVIPRGAVAVDRGRIVAVGPTPALARRYRARRTLDARGRLVSPAFVDPHSHLVYAGSRHVEYEALVTGVAAPEKRLRGGIRYTVSRTRRASAAALRRQALADLDLMLVHGTTTVEAKSGYGLDRATELRLLRVIHALRHPVDVVATFMGAHVLPEEYRGRRQAYVELVIAVARAGRRYAEYCDVCCDPVAFTVAECERIAQAARGMGYRLKVHADQMGPIGGAELAARLGAASADHLDYVSPAGIRALARSGTVGVLLPGVTHHMLEMTPKLVGRRLVPAVKAFWPRLARRLIDGGVRLALSADYNPGTSPTPSMQAVMQLAARLYRLSYAAIWHMATINAAHALDRGDDRGSLEPGKRADLVIWRVAEHGMVVNRFGVNLVDTVVKDGRVLVRDGVRVSG
- a CDS encoding ABC transporter permease — encoded protein: MGRRYVLRKLGQALLIVWGVSTIVFVAVRLSGDPVSLMVSDTAGADEVARLRRAYGFDRPIPIQYLAFLQRVVRGDFGESLRFNLPALAVAADRLPATLSLALASLGVAVAIGFPAGILAAVRRNTPLDRAAMMVALLGQSTPTFWSGLIAILVFAAWWRLLPATGGETWWHLVLPACTLGWFSAAKVSRVLRSAVLEVMTADWVRTARAKGLPASVVLLRHVLPNALIGVIAIVTLEFQLLLGGAIVTETVFAYPGMGRLVIQAVGTRDYPLVQAIVFLFSFLLVLVNLLVDLLYPWLDPRIARE
- a CDS encoding M20/M25/M40 family metallo-hydrolase, with translation MATREATVPVAEERVVETFLTLARLDGPSGAERDVATYLEHALTGLGFTVRYDGAGAALGGNCGNMVAWWEGTRPAATPLFFSAHMDTVLPTAGLRPVIRDGTIYSDGTTILGADDRAAIAAYLEGVRAIQTSRRPCGPIELIFTVNEQPGLLGSRHLDFSLVRSRAGFVFDSSGDVGQIITRGPYSTRLRWRIAGKPAHLGLAPEDGVSAILIAGEAVTAMRLGRVDDQTVANVGTIRGGRLASIIPDEVDMVGEVRSFSAEGLRVQLDAMAAAVDTAARRRGGTAEVTLEKKYLGWDLPHDSPHVEVAVRAARRAGLTPYFAETLGGADTNIFIEHGLTCLTLGNGFRKIHSFEEHVSAANLVAAARYVIGLVQEFGADDDRA
- a CDS encoding SDR family oxidoreductase, which encodes MRVAGKRALITGGGTGIGRATAELFAREGARVMVSGRRRAELEETVRLVEKGGGTAALVPGDVSRPADAERMVRETVGAFGGVDILVNNAGILVRNASVTDVAIEDWDRVIGVDLTGVFLVSRFALLEMVRAGGGGAIVNVSSVAGIVGDPKLAPYNAAKGGVNLLTKNMALDYAPHGIRVNAVCPGRVATPMPMSRLKPGDDWETLLARWGKNIPLGRVGRPEDIARAILFLASEESSWITGTELVIDGGATITHPPIG